A region of Candidatus Terasakiella magnetica DNA encodes the following proteins:
- the rnc gene encoding ribonuclease III, translated as MRSPNQLEQTIGYKFEDKSRLKLALVHSSTHRRKKDGSAHDNERLEFLGDRVLGLVIADILLKRFPKDTEGDLARRHTALVRKEALARVSMNIELGQYIDMLEAEAALGGRENPAILANACEAVIAALFLDGGLSVAQDFITKFWAELILEDPTPPQDNKTALQEWAQGQGLPLPDYKIVTQTGPAHAPLFEIEVRVLNHPPQRAQGSSKRKAEQAAAGELLKVLLDQKK; from the coding sequence ATGCGCAGCCCAAATCAGCTTGAACAGACAATTGGTTATAAGTTTGAAGACAAAAGCCGTCTTAAACTTGCCCTTGTCCATTCCAGCACCCATCGGCGCAAAAAAGACGGCTCTGCCCATGATAATGAGCGCTTAGAGTTTCTGGGTGATCGTGTTTTGGGCCTTGTCATTGCCGATATCCTACTGAAACGTTTTCCTAAAGACACAGAAGGTGATTTAGCACGCCGTCATACCGCATTGGTGCGCAAAGAAGCCTTGGCGCGTGTTTCTATGAATATCGAGCTTGGTCAATATATTGACATGCTTGAAGCTGAAGCCGCCCTTGGCGGGCGCGAAAACCCCGCTATTTTGGCAAATGCTTGTGAAGCGGTGATTGCCGCGCTGTTTTTAGATGGTGGTCTATCGGTCGCACAGGATTTTATCACAAAGTTCTGGGCTGAGCTGATTTTAGAAGACCCCACACCACCACAAGATAACAAGACCGCCCTACAAGAATGGGCCCAAGGCCAAGGCCTGCCACTTCCGGACTATAAGATCGTGACACAAACCGGGCCAGCACATGCGCCTTTGTTTGAAATTGAAGTGCGCGTCTTAAACCATCCTCCCCAACGCGCCCAAGGCTCCTCAAAACGAAAAGCCGAGCAAGCCGCTGCGGGTGAACTTCTTAAAGTACTTTTGGATCAAAAAAAATGA
- the lepB gene encoding signal peptidase I → MDTIKTVFWAIVLALGIRTIAYEPFNIPSGSMKPTLLIGDYLFVSKFSYGYSTYSLPFGVNLFDGRVLETQPERGDVAVFKLPTDTSKDYIKRIVGLPGDKIQVVEGILHINGEAVKREEVGEFVTRNQHGSVQRVTKYIETLPNGVVHEIAEENDNWHWSDSTPVYTVPPEHYFAMGDNRDHSQDSRWLTEVGFIPAKNLVGRAEFLFYSKDTLEPIWDLSSIRFSRLFTGIE, encoded by the coding sequence ATGGATACGATTAAAACAGTTTTTTGGGCTATTGTCCTTGCTTTAGGCATCCGCACTATCGCATATGAACCCTTCAATATTCCGTCCGGCTCAATGAAGCCGACTTTGTTGATTGGCGACTATCTTTTCGTATCCAAATTTTCTTATGGATACAGCACCTATTCCTTGCCTTTTGGCGTTAATCTCTTTGATGGGCGCGTGCTGGAAACTCAGCCTGAGCGCGGCGATGTGGCGGTTTTTAAACTGCCTACAGACACATCAAAAGATTACATCAAACGCATTGTCGGCCTGCCGGGCGATAAAATTCAGGTTGTTGAAGGCATTCTCCATATCAATGGTGAAGCGGTCAAACGTGAAGAAGTCGGTGAATTTGTCACACGCAACCAGCACGGCAGCGTGCAACGGGTGACCAAATATATCGAAACATTGCCAAATGGCGTTGTGCATGAAATTGCAGAAGAAAACGACAATTGGCACTGGAGCGACAGCACACCGGTCTATACGGTCCCGCCAGAGCATTATTTTGCCATGGGTGATAACCGTGACCATTCTCAAGACAGCCGCTGGCTGACTGAAGTGGGCTTCATTCCAGCGAAAAACCTTGTCGGGCGTGCAGAATTCCTGTTTTATTCTAAAGATACGCTGGAACCCATCTGGGATTTATCCTCTATTCGTTTCAGCCGCCTTTTCACAGGTATCGAATAA
- the parC gene encoding DNA topoisomerase IV subunit A, giving the protein MSETVNTGEIRETRLADALGDRYLAYAMSTIMSRSLPDVRDGLKPVHRRLLFAMRQLKLDPAKGFKKCARVVGDVIGKYHPHGDSSVYEAMVRLAQEFAVRYPLVDGQGNFGNIDGDNAAAMRYTEARLTDVAMALLRNIDENAVDFRQTYDGEEEEPVVLPSAFPNLLANGSSGIAVGMATNIPPHNAGELCDGLLHLIKFPNAGIEKLVDLIPGPDFPTGGVIVDDRATIIQTYTKGKGSFRIRAKWEKDELSHGMYQIVVTDIPYQVQKSKLIEKVAELLIAKKLPLLADIRDESTEEVRIVLEPRNRSVEPEVLMEQLFKLTDLEVRFGLNMNVLDADQTPRVMNLREVLQAFLDHRRVVLQRRSKYRLEKIDRRLEILEGYIIAFLNLDEVIRIIREEDHPRNDLMKAFKLTEVQAEAILNMRLRSLRKLEEMELKSEHKELSDEKAGLEALLADETKQWSTISDEIRDTKKQFGQKTELGKRRSEFGDAPSADVVNFEAFIEREPVTVVCSHMGWIRAFKGHNNDESAIKYKDGDKARFVIKGYTTDKLLAFSSNGRFFTIGCDKLPPGRGHGEPVRLMVDIGNENEIIDMFVHEPERKLLVASSAGRGFAIEEKGVVAQTKNGKQVLNLQEGEKARTCLPLTGNAVAVVGDNRKILVFKIEELPEMNRGRGVILQKYRDGGMSDVITFTLEDGLSWQMGGGSDRTRTVTDLLPWIGKRAGAGRMAPNGFPRNNKFT; this is encoded by the coding sequence ATGTCTGAAACTGTAAATACTGGTGAGATCCGCGAAACCCGATTGGCTGATGCATTGGGTGATCGTTATCTGGCTTATGCCATGTCGACCATTATGTCACGCTCATTGCCTGATGTGCGCGATGGGCTAAAGCCTGTTCACCGTCGTCTTTTGTTTGCCATGCGCCAACTTAAATTAGACCCGGCAAAAGGGTTTAAGAAATGTGCGCGTGTTGTGGGGGATGTGATTGGTAAATATCACCCCCATGGTGACAGCTCAGTCTATGAAGCCATGGTGCGTCTCGCCCAAGAATTTGCCGTGCGCTATCCTTTGGTGGATGGGCAAGGAAACTTCGGTAACATCGATGGTGATAATGCCGCGGCCATGCGTTACACCGAGGCGCGCTTAACAGACGTCGCCATGGCGCTGTTGCGCAACATTGATGAAAACGCCGTTGATTTTCGCCAGACATACGATGGGGAAGAAGAAGAGCCTGTGGTTTTGCCATCTGCCTTCCCAAACCTGCTGGCAAACGGCTCAAGCGGTATTGCCGTGGGTATGGCAACCAACATTCCGCCCCACAATGCGGGTGAGCTGTGTGATGGTTTGCTTCATTTGATCAAATTCCCCAATGCGGGCATTGAAAAGCTGGTGGACCTGATCCCTGGTCCTGATTTTCCAACAGGTGGTGTCATCGTTGATGATCGCGCCACAATCATTCAGACCTATACCAAGGGCAAAGGATCATTTCGCATTCGGGCAAAATGGGAAAAAGATGAACTTTCCCATGGTATGTATCAGATTGTTGTCACTGATATTCCCTATCAGGTTCAGAAATCCAAGCTGATTGAAAAAGTTGCTGAGCTTCTCATTGCGAAAAAACTGCCTCTGCTGGCTGATATCCGCGATGAATCAACCGAAGAAGTACGCATTGTGCTGGAACCACGCAACAGATCGGTTGAACCTGAAGTTTTGATGGAACAGCTCTTTAAGCTGACAGATTTAGAGGTCCGTTTCGGCCTCAATATGAATGTGCTGGATGCGGACCAAACCCCGCGTGTGATGAATTTGCGTGAAGTTCTGCAAGCTTTCCTTGATCACCGCCGTGTGGTCTTGCAGCGCCGCTCGAAATATCGTCTGGAAAAAATTGATCGCCGCTTGGAAATTCTCGAAGGCTATATCATTGCCTTTTTGAACCTTGATGAAGTCATCCGCATCATCCGTGAAGAAGATCATCCCCGTAATGATTTGATGAAGGCCTTTAAGCTGACAGAAGTTCAAGCAGAAGCCATCTTGAACATGCGCTTGCGCTCGTTACGTAAACTCGAAGAGATGGAGCTCAAGAGCGAACATAAAGAGCTGAGTGACGAAAAAGCTGGCCTTGAAGCGCTTTTGGCTGATGAGACCAAACAATGGTCAACCATTTCAGATGAAATTCGCGACACCAAAAAGCAATTTGGACAAAAAACCGAACTGGGCAAACGCCGAAGTGAATTTGGCGATGCCCCAAGTGCCGATGTGGTGAATTTTGAAGCCTTTATTGAGCGCGAACCTGTGACAGTCGTTTGTTCCCACATGGGCTGGATTCGGGCTTTCAAAGGCCATAACAACGATGAAAGCGCCATTAAATATAAAGACGGTGATAAAGCCCGCTTTGTCATTAAAGGCTATACAACAGATAAACTCTTGGCCTTTAGCTCTAACGGGCGTTTCTTCACCATTGGCTGTGATAAGCTGCCACCAGGCCGGGGCCATGGTGAGCCCGTGCGCCTGATGGTGGATATCGGCAATGAAAATGAAATTATCGACATGTTCGTTCATGAACCCGAGCGCAAACTGCTGGTCGCTTCAAGTGCCGGGCGTGGTTTTGCCATTGAGGAAAAAGGCGTTGTTGCCCAAACCAAAAACGGTAAACAAGTACTCAACCTACAAGAAGGTGAAAAAGCAAGAACCTGCCTTCCTTTAACAGGTAATGCTGTTGCGGTTGTCGGTGATAACCGTAAAATCCTCGTCTTTAAAATTGAAGAACTGCCAGAGATGAACCGCGGGCGTGGTGTGATCTTACAAAAATATCGCGATGGCGGTATGTCTGATGTCATCACCTTTACCCTTGAAGACGGTTTAAGCTGGCAAATGGGCGGCGGTAGCGATCGCACCCGAACTGTAACCGACCTTTTACCATGGATTGGTAAACGTGCTGGGGCAGGGCGTATGGCGCCAAACGGCTTCCCGCGTAACAACAAGTTTACTTAA
- the recO gene encoding DNA repair protein RecO — translation MIWTDHAIVLSTRKHGESSVIISVLTRKHGRHLGLVRGGASKKLAALLQPGNLLSVEWKGRLEEHLGVFQVEMETAHGAKALSSREKLTNLNTVCAMCEACLAERQEAEGIFGATLILLDMLDETRLWPELYQRWELGLLNELGFGLDLSCCAASRQTGDLIYISPKTGRAVSRNAGEPFKDKLFPLPYYLLVDEVKPTKKDLLSVFIVTAHFIERCVLAPMNKKIPSARTRFIDRLK, via the coding sequence ATGATCTGGACTGACCACGCCATCGTCTTATCGACCCGAAAACATGGGGAAAGCAGCGTTATTATATCTGTTCTAACCCGCAAACACGGTCGCCATTTGGGCCTTGTGCGCGGTGGTGCCAGCAAAAAACTCGCAGCCCTCCTGCAACCGGGGAATCTTTTATCCGTGGAATGGAAAGGTCGATTAGAAGAACATCTTGGTGTTTTTCAGGTTGAAATGGAAACCGCCCATGGGGCAAAGGCCCTAAGCAGCCGTGAAAAGCTCACCAACCTCAACACCGTTTGCGCCATGTGCGAGGCCTGCTTGGCGGAGCGTCAAGAAGCTGAAGGGATATTTGGGGCCACCCTCATCTTATTGGATATGTTGGACGAAACCCGCCTGTGGCCGGAGCTTTATCAACGATGGGAATTAGGTCTTTTAAATGAGCTTGGCTTTGGATTGGACCTATCTTGTTGTGCAGCGAGCAGACAAACGGGGGATTTGATCTACATCTCGCCCAAAACCGGACGCGCGGTTAGCCGAAATGCCGGGGAGCCCTTTAAAGACAAGCTTTTCCCGCTGCCGTACTATCTACTTGTAGATGAGGTAAAACCAACGAAAAAAGACCTTTTATCCGTCTTTATAGTCACCGCTCATTTTATTGAGCGTTGTGTACTTGCGCCTATGAACAAGAAGATTCCCTCTGCACGTACGCGTTTTATTGACCGATTGAAATAG
- a CDS encoding tetratricopeptide repeat protein, with the protein MSAFSSLNDQAQENEPSEEGVDSKDKDGAQKPAPISVSLSLAAAIRAHKKGKMEKAVQIYSGILRKYPDHADANYLLGVAAFERGLREDAIAMIEKAIETEPTNASYYGKLGEILTLMGYVERADDAYGKAAELAPEDVRFHLGRAQILERNGEIERALKQYRHILDNWDESYEAYYRCAAIEARRGMRDEARVHAKRALEIKPEYAEAHFLYALLSLGNGDVKLARKHFYAASKYSQKRSDYHMKVASKLMQLNDYDGALQALRCETKLKPNSAQAYCLMGDCLSAKKEYDGAVLSYDRAIENDPAYALAYANRGLALRAVGHVNEAHDSCQKAVQIAPTDWQALNALGVLLREDDKLIDAIDRLGKAVRYAPDQMRPCVELALAYQDNLDLDNALHHIREAHALAPKDSEVKFRLAQIQLQSGNWAEGWKNYEARKRLPTYKPLLSKQDLSAPEWDGKPMAESRIVLYVENGFSEAIQFMRFIPMVKERISDIYIACQKDLARLFAAVEGVSGVIPQDTPLPRHDVQASLNSLPHLLKIQSFADVPVFSPYMSASTKDVKLWQDRIAKDATARKVGLVWQGDKSYRKDSRRSPGIWPFSRLFYMRDLDFFGMQVGDGSDVLADPQLAKVVRNYGIDLLDFADTAALIEALDLVITCDTAVAHLAGAMGKPVWMVLPYACDWRWGVPIGGQGVTSEWYPSMTLYRQSVHGDWADVFARLGQELDNFNA; encoded by the coding sequence GTGTCTGCATTTTCAAGCTTGAACGATCAAGCGCAAGAAAATGAACCTTCTGAAGAAGGTGTTGATTCTAAAGATAAAGATGGCGCGCAAAAGCCTGCGCCCATTAGTGTCTCCTTGTCTTTGGCCGCTGCCATTCGCGCCCATAAAAAAGGTAAGATGGAAAAGGCCGTGCAAATCTATAGCGGCATTTTAAGGAAATATCCCGATCATGCGGACGCCAATTACCTTTTGGGTGTCGCTGCTTTTGAGCGCGGCCTTAGGGAAGATGCCATCGCCATGATCGAAAAAGCCATTGAGACGGAGCCAACAAACGCGTCTTATTATGGCAAGCTTGGTGAAATCCTCACCCTTATGGGATATGTGGAGCGTGCAGATGATGCCTATGGCAAAGCTGCTGAGCTGGCGCCTGAGGATGTGCGCTTTCATTTAGGACGCGCACAGATTTTAGAGCGCAATGGTGAAATTGAGCGTGCTTTAAAACAATATCGCCATATCCTTGATAATTGGGACGAATCTTATGAGGCCTATTATCGCTGCGCAGCCATTGAAGCGCGCCGTGGTATGCGCGATGAGGCCCGCGTTCATGCCAAGCGGGCCTTGGAAATAAAGCCAGAATATGCCGAAGCCCATTTCCTTTATGCTTTGCTCTCACTTGGCAATGGTGATGTGAAGCTGGCACGCAAACATTTTTATGCTGCTTCAAAATATAGCCAAAAACGCAGTGACTATCATATGAAGGTTGCTAGCAAGTTGATGCAGCTGAATGATTATGATGGTGCCTTGCAGGCCTTGCGTTGTGAAACCAAGCTTAAACCCAATAGCGCGCAAGCCTATTGCCTGATGGGTGATTGTTTATCTGCAAAGAAAGAATATGACGGTGCGGTGTTAAGTTATGACCGCGCTATTGAAAATGATCCGGCTTATGCCTTGGCCTATGCAAACCGCGGTTTGGCATTAAGGGCGGTGGGTCATGTGAATGAAGCCCATGATTCTTGCCAAAAAGCCGTGCAAATTGCCCCAACTGACTGGCAGGCGTTGAATGCTCTTGGCGTTTTACTGCGCGAAGATGATAAGCTGATTGATGCGATTGATCGTTTGGGCAAGGCTGTACGCTATGCACCTGATCAGATGCGCCCTTGTGTTGAGCTGGCTTTGGCCTATCAGGATAATCTCGATCTGGATAATGCCCTTCACCATATTCGCGAAGCCCATGCGCTTGCCCCAAAAGACAGTGAAGTAAAATTCCGCTTGGCACAAATTCAGCTCCAAAGCGGCAATTGGGCTGAGGGGTGGAAAAACTATGAAGCGCGCAAACGCTTGCCCACTTATAAGCCCTTACTATCAAAGCAGGATTTAAGCGCGCCTGAGTGGGATGGAAAACCCATGGCCGAAAGCCGCATTGTGCTTTATGTGGAAAATGGCTTTAGTGAAGCCATTCAGTTCATGCGCTTTATCCCCATGGTGAAAGAGCGTATCAGCGATATTTATATTGCCTGTCAGAAGGATTTAGCACGTCTGTTTGCTGCTGTTGAGGGGGTGAGTGGTGTCATCCCGCAAGATACGCCCCTGCCCCGCCATGATGTGCAAGCCAGCTTAAATAGCCTACCTCATCTTCTAAAAATTCAATCTTTTGCTGATGTACCCGTCTTTAGCCCTTATATGAGTGCCTCTACAAAAGATGTAAAACTCTGGCAGGACCGTATTGCCAAAGATGCGACCGCGCGCAAAGTGGGGCTTGTCTGGCAAGGCGATAAGTCTTATCGCAAAGACAGCCGACGCTCGCCGGGGATCTGGCCGTTTTCTCGCCTATTTTATATGCGTGATCTGGATTTCTTTGGTATGCAGGTTGGTGATGGCAGTGATGTCCTAGCAGACCCGCAATTGGCAAAGGTTGTGCGCAATTATGGCATTGATCTGCTTGATTTTGCTGATACGGCTGCCTTGATTGAGGCCTTAGACCTTGTCATTACCTGTGATACAGCTGTTGCCCATCTTGCAGGGGCCATGGGCAAACCTGTGTGGATGGTCTTGCCTTACGCCTGTGATTGGCGTTGGGGCGTGCCCATCGGTGGTCAAGGTGTAACCTCTGAATGGTATCCATCCATGACGCTTTATCGCCAATCCGTTCATGGGGATTGGGCCGATGTTTTTGCCCGCCTTGGTCAAGAACTTGATAATTTTAACGCTTAA
- a CDS encoding pyridoxine 5'-phosphate synthase yields MNRKLRLGVNIDHVATIRNARGGSFPDPVRAAQLAAQAGADGITAHLREDRRHISDDDITRLTNEVDLPLNFEMAATEEMLGIALRHRPHAACIVPEKREERTTEGGLDAKGNFDHLKPFVSKLSEAGIRVSLFIEADPAQLEAAKALGAPVIELHTGAYCEETGEARDKELQRIVKAAAYADELGLECHAGHGLTYNTVKPIAEIDTIVELNIGHFLIGEAIFCGLAQAMDKMRSLMNEARTGA; encoded by the coding sequence ATGAATAGAAAATTGCGCCTCGGGGTCAATATTGACCATGTGGCAACCATCCGCAATGCCCGTGGCGGCTCTTTTCCTGATCCTGTGCGCGCTGCTCAACTTGCGGCCCAAGCGGGTGCTGATGGCATTACAGCCCATTTGCGCGAAGATCGCCGCCATATTTCAGATGACGATATCACGCGCTTAACCAATGAAGTGGATTTACCGCTTAACTTTGAAATGGCTGCTACTGAAGAAATGCTCGGTATTGCCTTGCGTCATCGCCCCCATGCAGCCTGTATTGTGCCTGAAAAACGCGAAGAGCGCACAACAGAAGGCGGTCTGGATGCCAAAGGTAACTTTGACCATCTCAAACCTTTTGTAAGCAAGCTGAGTGAAGCAGGCATTCGCGTCTCGCTTTTTATTGAGGCAGACCCCGCACAATTAGAGGCAGCCAAAGCCCTTGGCGCACCCGTGATTGAACTTCACACCGGTGCATATTGTGAAGAAACTGGTGAAGCACGCGATAAAGAGCTTCAACGTATTGTTAAGGCGGCTGCCTACGCTGATGAGCTTGGCTTGGAATGTCACGCCGGTCATGGGCTAACATATAACACCGTTAAGCCCATTGCCGAAATAGACACCATTGTTGAGCTCAATATCGGGCACTTCCTTATTGGGGAAGCCATCTTCTGTGGCCTTGCCCAAGCCATGGATAAAATGCGCAGCCTGATGAATGAAGCCAGAACGGGGGCCTAG
- the acpS gene encoding holo-ACP synthase, whose protein sequence is MIIGVGTDLIDIRRIENTLERFKDRFINRVYSIEEKEKVERRAHVANGYAMRYAAKEAAAKALGTGFRDGVFWRDLVNDNLPSGKPVMTFRGGAKERLEKLLPEGMEAQIDVSLTDEYPMAHAIVIISAVPKAVGA, encoded by the coding sequence ATGATCATTGGTGTTGGCACGGACCTGATTGATATTCGCCGCATTGAAAACACCCTTGAAAGGTTCAAGGATCGCTTTATCAATCGCGTCTATTCCATTGAAGAAAAAGAAAAAGTTGAACGTCGCGCCCATGTGGCAAATGGCTATGCCATGCGCTATGCCGCCAAGGAAGCCGCAGCAAAAGCATTGGGCACAGGCTTTCGCGATGGGGTGTTTTGGCGCGATCTGGTCAATGATAATTTGCCTTCAGGCAAGCCTGTTATGACCTTTCGCGGTGGGGCAAAAGAGAGGCTTGAAAAACTCTTGCCTGAAGGGATGGAGGCCCAAATTGATGTGTCTTTAACCGACGAATATCCCATGGCACATGCAATTGTTATAATTTCTGCTGTTCCAAAGGCAGTTGGTGCTTGA
- the bioB gene encoding biotin synthase BioB: MTPTISATPRNDWTTEEVEALFALSFNDLLFHAQSVHRQNFDPNRVQLSTLLNIKTGGCAEDCNYCSQSAHNDSELKAEKMVPTEEVIKAAQAAKEGGATRFCMGAAWSSPKDRDMPEILNMVKSVKGLGMDTCMTLGMLSDDQTEQLKEAGLDYYNHNIDTSREYYDKVVSTRTFDDRLATLDRCRDNGIKLCTGGIIGMGETQKDRASMMVTLANLPKHPESIPINMLIPIEGTPFEAKAKIDHFDFVKTIAVARIVMPASYVRLSAGREEMSEELQSLCFFAGANSMFYGDKLLTTGNQGVAADQDMFTRLGIEPEEHREGKPMLEAGE; the protein is encoded by the coding sequence ATGACCCCCACAATTTCTGCGACACCTCGCAACGACTGGACAACTGAAGAAGTTGAAGCACTTTTTGCACTTTCGTTCAATGACTTGCTGTTTCATGCACAATCTGTTCACCGCCAGAACTTTGACCCAAACCGTGTGCAACTGAGCACATTGTTAAACATCAAAACAGGTGGCTGTGCAGAAGATTGTAACTATTGTTCACAATCTGCCCATAACGACAGCGAGCTTAAAGCAGAAAAAATGGTTCCAACCGAGGAAGTCATTAAAGCCGCACAAGCTGCTAAAGAAGGCGGGGCAACTCGTTTTTGTATGGGCGCTGCTTGGAGCTCACCTAAAGACCGCGACATGCCGGAAATCCTAAATATGGTGAAGTCCGTTAAAGGCCTTGGCATGGATACTTGCATGACCTTGGGCATGTTGTCTGATGACCAGACAGAACAGCTAAAAGAAGCGGGTCTGGATTATTATAACCACAATATCGATACTTCGCGTGAGTATTACGACAAAGTCGTTTCTACGCGTACATTTGATGACCGCCTCGCCACGTTAGATCGTTGCCGCGATAACGGGATCAAGCTTTGTACAGGTGGCATCATCGGTATGGGCGAGACCCAAAAAGACCGTGCTTCCATGATGGTGACCTTGGCAAACCTGCCAAAACACCCAGAAAGTATTCCCATTAATATGCTCATCCCCATTGAGGGCACGCCTTTTGAAGCAAAAGCGAAAATCGATCATTTCGATTTCGTAAAAACCATTGCTGTGGCTCGCATTGTGATGCCAGCCTCTTACGTTCGCCTAAGTGCTGGTCGTGAAGAAATGAGCGAAGAATTACAGTCGCTTTGCTTCTTTGCCGGGGCCAATTCCATGTTTTATGGGGATAAGTTGCTCACAACAGGCAACCAAGGTGTCGCAGCTGACCAAGATATGTTCACCCGCCTTGGCATTGAGCCGGAAGAACACCGCGAAGGTAAGCCGATGTTAGAAGCAGGCGAGTAA
- the era gene encoding GTPase Era, whose product MNEDMDISKQRAGFVAFVGAPNAGKSTAINHMVGTKVSIVSPKVQTTRTRVLGIMMKEETQIIFVDTPGIFAPKRRLDRAMVAAAWGGAADADHIVVLVDAKRGICNETQTIINTLKEQKRKAILILNKIDLVDKGTLLTLTEKLNGEEIFTDTFMVSALKGDGLDYFVDFIAQKLPQGPWLFPEDQVSDMPERLLAAEITREQLYLKLRQELPYSTTVETETWEEKKDGSIKIEQIIYVARDGQKKIILGKGGQQIKAIGANARKQLEEIMECRVHLFLFVKVRDKWSDDPERYNYWGLDYNA is encoded by the coding sequence ATGAACGAAGACATGGACATCTCTAAACAACGTGCCGGTTTTGTCGCTTTTGTTGGCGCCCCAAATGCGGGGAAATCAACCGCGATCAACCATATGGTCGGCACCAAAGTTTCCATCGTTTCTCCAAAAGTGCAAACCACACGTACCCGTGTGCTCGGTATTATGATGAAAGAGGAAACTCAGATCATCTTTGTGGATACACCGGGTATCTTTGCGCCTAAACGCCGCCTTGATCGTGCCATGGTGGCAGCAGCGTGGGGTGGGGCCGCGGATGCAGACCATATCGTTGTGCTGGTTGATGCCAAACGCGGCATTTGTAACGAAACCCAAACCATCATCAATACGTTAAAGGAACAAAAACGCAAGGCGATCTTGATCCTTAATAAAATTGATCTGGTGGATAAGGGTACGTTACTTACCCTAACAGAAAAGCTCAATGGGGAAGAAATCTTCACCGATACCTTTATGGTCTCTGCCTTAAAAGGCGATGGTCTTGATTATTTTGTTGATTTTATTGCCCAAAAGCTCCCCCAAGGGCCTTGGCTATTTCCTGAAGATCAAGTTTCTGACATGCCAGAGCGCTTGCTCGCAGCAGAAATCACCCGTGAGCAGCTTTATCTAAAACTGCGCCAAGAACTGCCTTATTCCACCACGGTTGAAACAGAAACCTGGGAAGAAAAGAAAGACGGCAGCATTAAGATTGAACAGATCATTTATGTAGCGCGTGACGGTCAAAAGAAGATTATTCTGGGTAAAGGTGGTCAGCAGATTAAAGCCATTGGCGCTAATGCGCGCAAACAACTGGAAGAGATCATGGAATGCCGTGTCCATCTGTTCTTGTTTGTAAAAGTGCGCGATAAATGGAGCGACGACCCTGAGCGCTATAACTATTGGGGCCTAGATTACAACGCTTAA
- a CDS encoding DUF2062 domain-containing protein, whose product MFRRRQQPKFHQKAIGFFWPAMGWKRSSKYVGHRVARLPGTPYSIAAGFAAGAAISFTPFMGLHIILGAAIAWLTRGNILASAIGTVVGNPWTFPFIWLATYKTGLMLGAGSGAAEEENLEFFVFFDKLIEAVKSLDWTYVGDVAWPVFWPMFIGGLPAFALSWALFFFPIRIMVKRYHSRRVKRHAIAKKSTFAGHPHDE is encoded by the coding sequence ATGTTTAGAAGACGCCAACAGCCTAAATTCCATCAAAAAGCCATCGGCTTTTTCTGGCCTGCCATGGGATGGAAACGTTCTTCCAAATATGTCGGTCATCGCGTTGCGCGCCTGCCCGGAACCCCTTATAGCATCGCAGCTGGCTTTGCTGCGGGCGCGGCTATTTCCTTCACACCTTTTATGGGTTTGCATATTATTTTAGGTGCGGCAATTGCGTGGCTAACGCGGGGTAATATTCTCGCCTCTGCCATTGGCACCGTAGTGGGTAACCCGTGGACCTTTCCCTTTATCTGGCTTGCCACCTATAAAACCGGGCTTATGCTTGGCGCAGGTAGTGGTGCAGCCGAGGAAGAAAACCTCGAATTTTTCGTCTTTTTTGATAAATTGATCGAAGCGGTAAAAAGTCTTGATTGGACCTATGTTGGTGATGTGGCATGGCCTGTCTTTTGGCCCATGTTTATTGGTGGTTTGCCTGCTTTTGCCTTAAGCTGGGCTCTTTTCTTTTTCCCCATTCGCATCATGGTCAAGCGCTATCATAGTCGCCGTGTAAAACGCCATGCCATCGCAAAGAAATCTACTTTTGCAGGACATCCTCATGATGAATAG